Proteins encoded within one genomic window of Ranitomeya variabilis isolate aRanVar5 chromosome 4, aRanVar5.hap1, whole genome shotgun sequence:
- the LOC143768085 gene encoding oocyte zinc finger protein XlCOF8.4-like isoform X2, translated as MATDKMSEKILHLTLEILLRLTGEDYTVVKKTSSERCQDPVSEGWGGPLSPIMGPTSHSLTYEDINHQKILELTYKMIELLTGEVPIRCQDVAIYFSMEEWEYLEGHKDVYKDVMMEVSQSLTPPDLSSKRTTPERCPHPLLLQNCKQEDPNVPQDHQGEDLTHINTTETYVRGDKQCKEEIPTYDYPDDCGVKSDTYEKHAIIPALPPALQGKNQSLEPFQSVTYLDSSQTVKQNESSKSDVEHQIIHTEKKPFSCSECGKYFIHKSKLLVHERSHTGEKPFSCSECGKGFKHKSHLHTHYRSHTGQKPFSCSECGKCFNQKSHFVVHQRIHTGEKPFSCSECGKCFNLKSNLLAHYRRHTGEKLYSCPECGKCLSRRSDLLQHQRIHTGEKPYPCPECGKCFSERSDLLQHQRIHIGQKPYSCPECGKCYSSSSKLVAHLKTHTG; from the exons ATGGCTACAGACAAGATGTCGGagaagatattacacctcaccctagagatcctcctccggcttactggagag gattacacagtagtgaagaagacctctagtgagcgctgtcaggaccctgtgtctgagggatggggaggacccctgagcccaatcatggggcctaCATCTCACTCCTTAACATATGAGGACATCAATCACCAGAAGATCctggaactcacctacaagatgattgagctgctgactggagag gttccgatAAGGTGCCAAgatgtcgccatctatttctccatggaggagtgggagtatttagaaggacacaaagatgtgtacaaggacgtcatgatggaggtttctCAGTCCCTCAcaccaccag atctatccagtaagaggacaacaccagagagatgtccccatcctcttcttcttcagaactgtaaacaagaagatcccaatgttcctcaggatcatcag ggggaagatctgacccatattaatactacagagacatatgtgaggggtgataagcagtgtaaagaggagattcctacatatgactacccag atgactgtggtGTCAAATCGGATACCTATGAAAAGCATGCCATTATTCCAGCTCTACCTCCAGCCCTTCAGGGCAAAAATCAATCTTTGGAGCCTTTTCAGTCAGTCACCTATTTGGATTCATCACAGACTGTTAAGCAAAATGAAAGCAGCAAAAGTGATGTTGAACATCAAATAATTCACACAGAGAAgaaaccattttcctgttcagaatgtgggaaatattttatacACAAATCTAAATTGCTTGtacatgagagaagtcacacaggagaaaagccattttcatgttcagaatgtgggaaaggttttaaacATAAGTCACATTTGCATACACATTACAGAAgtcacacagggcagaagcctttttcatgttcagaatgtgggaaatgtttcaaccagaaatcacattttgttgtgcatcagcgaattcacacaggagaaaaaccattttcatgttcagaatgtgggaaatgtttcaaccTGAAGTCAAATTTGCTTGCACATTACAgacgtcacacaggggagaagctgtattcatgtccagaatgtgggaaatgtttaagCCGGAGATCAGATCTTCTTCAAcatcaaagaatccacacaggagagaagccatatccatgtccagaatgtgggaaatgttttagcgagCGATCAGATCTTCTTCAACATCAAAGAATCCACATAGGACAGAAaccatattcatgtccagaatgtgggaaatgttatagttCGAGTTCAAAACTTGTTGCACATCTGAAAACTCATACAGggtag
- the LOC143768085 gene encoding oocyte zinc finger protein XlCOF8.4-like isoform X1, whose amino-acid sequence MDMDRDKMAERILHLTLEILFRLTGEDYTVVKKTSSERCQDPVSEGWGGPLSPIMGPTSHSLTYEDINHQKILELTYKMIELLTGEVPIRCQDVAIYFSMEEWEYLEGHKDVYKDVMMEVSQSLTPPDLSSKRTTPERCPHPLLLQNCKQEDPNVPQDHQGEDLTHINTTETYVRGDKQCKEEIPTYDYPDDCGVKSDTYEKHAIIPALPPALQGKNQSLEPFQSVTYLDSSQTVKQNESSKSDVEHQIIHTEKKPFSCSECGKYFIHKSKLLVHERSHTGEKPFSCSECGKGFKHKSHLHTHYRSHTGQKPFSCSECGKCFNQKSHFVVHQRIHTGEKPFSCSECGKCFNLKSNLLAHYRRHTGEKLYSCPECGKCLSRRSDLLQHQRIHTGEKPYPCPECGKCFSERSDLLQHQRIHIGQKPYSCPECGKCYSSSSKLVAHLKTHTG is encoded by the exons gattacacagtagtgaagaagacctctagtgagcgctgtcaggaccctgtgtctgagggatggggaggacccctgagcccaatcatggggcctaCATCTCACTCCTTAACATATGAGGACATCAATCACCAGAAGATCctggaactcacctacaagatgattgagctgctgactggagag gttccgatAAGGTGCCAAgatgtcgccatctatttctccatggaggagtgggagtatttagaaggacacaaagatgtgtacaaggacgtcatgatggaggtttctCAGTCCCTCAcaccaccag atctatccagtaagaggacaacaccagagagatgtccccatcctcttcttcttcagaactgtaaacaagaagatcccaatgttcctcaggatcatcag ggggaagatctgacccatattaatactacagagacatatgtgaggggtgataagcagtgtaaagaggagattcctacatatgactacccag atgactgtggtGTCAAATCGGATACCTATGAAAAGCATGCCATTATTCCAGCTCTACCTCCAGCCCTTCAGGGCAAAAATCAATCTTTGGAGCCTTTTCAGTCAGTCACCTATTTGGATTCATCACAGACTGTTAAGCAAAATGAAAGCAGCAAAAGTGATGTTGAACATCAAATAATTCACACAGAGAAgaaaccattttcctgttcagaatgtgggaaatattttatacACAAATCTAAATTGCTTGtacatgagagaagtcacacaggagaaaagccattttcatgttcagaatgtgggaaaggttttaaacATAAGTCACATTTGCATACACATTACAGAAgtcacacagggcagaagcctttttcatgttcagaatgtgggaaatgtttcaaccagaaatcacattttgttgtgcatcagcgaattcacacaggagaaaaaccattttcatgttcagaatgtgggaaatgtttcaaccTGAAGTCAAATTTGCTTGCACATTACAgacgtcacacaggggagaagctgtattcatgtccagaatgtgggaaatgtttaagCCGGAGATCAGATCTTCTTCAAcatcaaagaatccacacaggagagaagccatatccatgtccagaatgtgggaaatgttttagcgagCGATCAGATCTTCTTCAACATCAAAGAATCCACATAGGACAGAAaccatattcatgtccagaatgtgggaaatgttatagttCGAGTTCAAAACTTGTTGCACATCTGAAAACTCATACAGggtag